A genomic window from Thiomicrorhabdus sp. includes:
- a CDS encoding circularly permuted type 2 ATP-grasp protein, with amino-acid sequence MNQATLNYPLNDFYDEAFDSPHSLRPSAREFFHRLDGLPLEALNELQKNAESTIAQMGISFTVYSDKGNIDRLWPFDVFPRTIEAQEWENISIGLKQRLKALNAFIEDVYNDQNIFKDGIVPEEVILSSKDYRKESCGMRLKHQSWACICGTDLVRNSDGKVYVLEDNLRVPSGVSYMLENRAVMKQVIPEAFRDINIMPVDGYTSELNRMLRSICPNETLTPEIVVLTPGIYNSAYYEHAFLAHEIGAELVEGNDLVVREDNCVYMRTIDGLTQVDVIYRRIDDDFIDPEVFREDSILGVPGLMRAWRAGNVAIANAPGCGVADDKVVYAYVPDMIRYYLNEEPILSNVPTYLCSNPQDKAYVLEHLQELVVKPANESGGYGLLIGPNASNEELQTFAKLIQENPRNYIAQPTLGLSTAPTLCEEGIEPRHIDLRPFILQGASTYVTAGGLTRVALRKGSLVVNSSQGGGSKDTWIVQTEEN; translated from the coding sequence ATGAACCAAGCAACACTTAATTACCCCCTTAACGATTTTTACGACGAAGCTTTTGACAGTCCCCACTCCTTAAGACCCTCCGCGCGAGAATTTTTTCACCGCCTCGACGGCCTTCCTCTCGAAGCCTTGAACGAACTGCAGAAAAATGCCGAAAGCACCATTGCACAAATGGGGATCTCCTTTACCGTCTACAGCGACAAAGGCAACATTGACCGCCTATGGCCGTTTGATGTTTTTCCACGCACCATCGAAGCTCAGGAATGGGAAAACATCTCGATTGGATTAAAACAGCGCCTCAAAGCTTTAAACGCATTCATTGAAGACGTCTATAACGACCAGAACATCTTTAAAGACGGAATTGTCCCGGAAGAAGTGATTCTGTCGTCCAAAGATTATCGAAAAGAAAGTTGCGGAATGCGCCTGAAACATCAATCATGGGCGTGCATCTGCGGCACCGATCTGGTTCGCAACAGTGATGGAAAAGTCTACGTTCTTGAGGATAACCTGCGCGTCCCTTCGGGCGTGTCCTACATGCTGGAAAATCGCGCGGTAATGAAACAGGTCATCCCGGAAGCTTTCCGCGATATCAATATCATGCCGGTAGACGGCTATACCTCCGAACTCAATCGAATGCTACGCTCCATCTGCCCGAACGAAACTCTCACACCGGAAATCGTGGTATTGACTCCCGGCATCTATAATTCGGCATATTATGAACACGCTTTTCTCGCCCATGAAATCGGCGCCGAACTTGTCGAAGGCAACGATCTGGTCGTTCGGGAAGACAATTGCGTCTACATGCGCACCATCGACGGCTTGACTCAGGTTGACGTTATCTATCGCCGTATTGACGACGACTTTATCGACCCGGAAGTCTTCCGCGAAGACTCCATTCTGGGCGTTCCCGGTTTGATGCGCGCATGGCGGGCAGGAAATGTCGCTATTGCAAACGCTCCCGGTTGCGGCGTAGCCGATGACAAAGTCGTCTATGCTTATGTTCCGGATATGATTCGCTATTACCTAAACGAAGAACCGATTCTGTCCAATGTTCCAACGTATCTGTGCAGCAACCCGCAAGACAAGGCATACGTTCTGGAACATTTGCAGGAGCTTGTCGTCAAGCCGGCTAACGAATCCGGTGGCTACGGGCTTTTAATCGGCCCGAATGCCAGTAATGAAGAATTACAGACCTTCGCCAAGCTGATTCAGGAAAATCCACGTAATTACATTGCTCAACCGACGCTTGGGCTATCCACTGCGCCGACTTTATGTGAAGAAGGAATCGAACCACGACACATTGATCTAAGACCATTTATTCTCCAAGGAGCCAGCACCTATGTCACGGCCGGCGGGCTGACACGGGTTGCGTTACGAAAAGGCTCGCTTGTCGTCAACTCCTCCCAGGGAGGCGGAAGTAAAGACACATGGATTGTACAAACGGAGGAGAATTAA
- the ppa gene encoding inorganic diphosphatase has product MGFAAVPAGKDVPNDVNVIIEIPAFAPPIKYEVDKETDLVWVDRLQGSTLSYPANYGYINDTLSDDGDPVDVLVVTPHPLLVGSVIRCRPIGIFKMTDDGGQDAKVIAVPVDKLSPIYSNIEKVEDIPLLKEQVEHFFSHYKDLEPGKWVKVDGWGDAEEARQEILGGVETFNAKG; this is encoded by the coding sequence ATGGGTTTTGCAGCTGTTCCAGCCGGTAAAGACGTACCGAATGACGTAAACGTAATCATCGAAATCCCGGCGTTTGCTCCACCGATCAAATACGAAGTCGACAAAGAGACCGATCTTGTCTGGGTAGACCGCCTACAGGGTTCAACTCTTTCTTATCCTGCCAACTACGGTTACATTAACGACACTCTGTCCGACGACGGCGACCCGGTTGACGTTCTGGTTGTCACTCCGCATCCATTGTTGGTCGGCTCGGTTATTCGTTGTCGCCCGATCGGCATTTTCAAAATGACCGATGACGGCGGTCAGGATGCCAAAGTTATCGCCGTACCGGTCGACAAACTTTCTCCGATCTATTCAAACATCGAAAAAGTGGAAGATATTCCGCTTTTGAAAGAACAGGTCGAACACTTTTTCAGCCACTATAAAGACCTTGAACCTGGTAAATGGGTTAAGGTTGACGGCTGGGGAGATGCCGAAGAAGCCCGTCAGGAAATTCTAGGCGGAGTTGAAACCTTCAACGCCAAAGGTTAA
- a CDS encoding class 1 fructose-bisphosphatase → MKRLDQVLAADGVPAELELVINDVIVACKDIAFKLRQGELAGILGATEDENVQGETQKMLDVISNDLLKDTLIDNPYVKAIGSEEEDYTVASTTPGKYLVTFDPLDGSSNIDVNLSVGTIFSILEAPEDDRAADDQSIFLQNGRKQVAAGYVLYGPSALLVMSTGNGVNIFTLDTTVGEFILTKSGVQIPEDTAEFAINMSNQRFWEPEMKQYIDDCLQGEEGPLGKRYNMRWVASMVAEVHRILMRGGIFMYPYDNRDPSKAGKLRLMYEGNPMSMLVEQAGGASSTGRMDIMDVAPQGIHDRVPVVLGSKNEVAKVVAYHTK, encoded by the coding sequence ATGAAAAGACTTGACCAAGTATTGGCAGCGGACGGTGTTCCAGCGGAATTAGAACTAGTAATCAATGACGTAATCGTTGCGTGTAAAGACATCGCATTCAAACTTCGTCAAGGTGAGCTGGCAGGTATCCTGGGCGCAACTGAAGATGAAAACGTTCAGGGCGAAACTCAGAAAATGCTTGATGTTATCTCTAACGATCTATTAAAAGACACTTTAATCGACAATCCTTACGTTAAAGCAATCGGCTCAGAAGAAGAAGATTACACTGTCGCCAGCACCACTCCAGGTAAATACCTGGTTACTTTCGATCCTCTAGACGGTTCTTCTAACATTGATGTTAACCTGTCAGTAGGAACCATTTTCTCTATTTTAGAAGCGCCAGAAGACGATAGAGCAGCAGACGATCAATCGATCTTCTTACAAAACGGTCGCAAGCAAGTCGCTGCGGGTTACGTTCTTTACGGGCCATCTGCACTACTTGTTATGTCTACCGGTAACGGTGTAAACATCTTCACTCTAGACACAACTGTTGGTGAGTTCATCCTGACCAAGTCCGGTGTTCAAATCCCGGAAGACACTGCTGAATTCGCAATCAACATGTCTAACCAACGTTTCTGGGAACCGGAAATGAAGCAGTACATCGATGACTGCCTACAGGGTGAAGAAGGTCCTTTAGGTAAGCGTTACAACATGCGTTGGGTTGCTTCTATGGTAGCTGAAGTACACCGTATTCTTATGCGTGGCGGTATCTTCATGTACCCTTATGACAACCGTGATCCGTCAAAAGCCGGTAAACTTCGCCTAATGTACGAAGGTAACCCGATGTCTATGCTTGTTGAACAAGCGGGTGGTGCTTCTTCAACTGGTCGCATGGATATTATGGACGTAGCACCTCAAGGGATTCACGACCGCGTTCCTGTTGTTCTAGGTTCTAAGAACGAAGTGGCTAAGGTTGTTGCTTACCACACTAAATAA
- the thiI gene encoding tRNA uracil 4-sulfurtransferase ThiI — protein sequence MKFIVKLFPEIMIKGGPVKKRMISLLFDNLRTLLARVDGRIEVKRFWDKLEVQSPEECVDEVRRVLGQTPGVEQFLEVVQYQTGEDLEQIAEKVAEHKLSLIKGKTFVARAKRSGTHSVSSFEIERYVGSYLCRHGDPQGVDLRHPEVKVEFELEQNTLNVITERRIGLGGFPMGAQGEVLSLMSGGFDSTVASYLTIKRGIKTHFIFFNLGGAAHEIGVKQVALYLWSQFAASHRAFFISVPFEAVVEEIFRSTHESYMGVTLKRLMLQAAEKIADQMGIDALVTGESVAQVSSQTLRNLAVIDEATDKLVLRPLATMNKPEIIQIADQIGTRHFAENMPEYCGVISKNPVTNASFERMHKEAARFDYDVLQAAIDSAQTLAVDQIIEDVNQAEAVEVVRDLPEGTIVIDIRRPQESDANPLAITGSLSIPFYELNREFFKLDAEREYLLYCEKGVMSQLHAQYLRDKGAENVKVYRPR from the coding sequence ATGAAGTTTATCGTTAAATTGTTTCCGGAAATTATGATTAAAGGCGGCCCGGTCAAAAAAAGAATGATCAGCCTGCTGTTTGACAATTTACGGACTTTGCTGGCGCGAGTAGACGGACGGATTGAGGTCAAGCGCTTTTGGGACAAGCTGGAAGTGCAGAGCCCTGAAGAGTGTGTCGATGAGGTTCGTCGAGTGTTGGGTCAAACGCCGGGAGTCGAACAGTTCCTGGAAGTCGTCCAGTATCAGACCGGGGAAGATCTGGAACAGATCGCCGAGAAGGTTGCCGAGCATAAACTTTCCTTGATTAAGGGAAAAACCTTTGTGGCGCGTGCCAAGCGCAGCGGTACCCATAGTGTGAGTTCTTTCGAAATCGAGCGTTATGTCGGTTCTTATCTGTGCCGACACGGTGATCCGCAAGGGGTCGATTTGCGGCATCCCGAAGTAAAAGTTGAATTTGAACTGGAACAAAATACTTTGAACGTCATTACCGAGCGTCGCATCGGACTGGGCGGTTTTCCGATGGGGGCTCAGGGTGAAGTCTTGTCGCTCATGTCCGGCGGGTTTGACTCGACGGTGGCAAGTTACTTAACCATTAAACGCGGAATCAAGACGCATTTTATTTTTTTCAATCTTGGCGGCGCGGCGCATGAAATCGGCGTGAAGCAGGTTGCGCTCTATTTGTGGAGCCAGTTTGCTGCTTCGCATAGAGCGTTTTTTATCAGTGTGCCTTTCGAGGCCGTGGTCGAAGAAATTTTTCGATCGACGCACGAAAGCTATATGGGCGTCACCTTAAAACGCTTGATGCTGCAAGCTGCGGAAAAAATTGCTGATCAAATGGGGATCGATGCTTTGGTAACCGGGGAAAGTGTGGCCCAAGTCAGTAGCCAGACATTACGAAATCTGGCGGTGATTGACGAAGCTACGGATAAGCTGGTTCTGCGTCCGCTGGCAACGATGAATAAGCCGGAGATTATCCAGATTGCCGATCAGATCGGTACCCGTCATTTCGCTGAAAATATGCCTGAATATTGCGGCGTTATTTCCAAAAATCCGGTAACGAACGCCTCCTTCGAGCGTATGCATAAAGAGGCGGCCAGATTCGATTATGACGTTTTGCAGGCAGCGATTGATTCGGCGCAAACTCTGGCGGTCGATCAGATTATTGAAGATGTTAACCAGGCGGAAGCGGTAGAAGTGGTGCGTGATTTACCGGAAGGCACGATTGTGATTGATATCCGCCGCCCGCAGGAAAGTGATGCGAATCCGTTGGCGATTACCGGTTCCTTGTCGATTCCGTTTTATGAGTTAAATCGTGAATTCTTCAAGTTAGATGCCGAGCGCGAATACCTGTTGTATTGCGAGAAAGGTGTGATGAGTCAGCTGCATGCTCAGTATCTGCGCGACAAGGGCGCGGAAAACGTTAAGGTGTATCGTCCACGCTGA
- a CDS encoding transporter substrate-binding domain-containing protein: MQTKLNRYRRTLPIALLVFFLFGAQHPNSAQAQTAPISLNKRINAPFIGDLDKIRERRILRVLISYNRTNFFHTHKGDRGIEHDLLKAYEDYLNRGPRREKYKTHIIFLTQPFNQLIAGLLAGYGDIVAAGLTVTPERSMLVDFTDPYIRNVQEILVANADAQPIQRLEDLSNKQIAVVSNSSYVIHLQQLNQALGRLGLPGMEIIQADPLLEGEDILELVNAGLYDYTISDDHIAEIYSSIYPKLKIYNGFPIYRGGQIAWAINQNLPQLKASLNNFIENYARPGKLLGNSLYKKYFKNPYWIKAPLSLSALDENPCLQYYFEKYATFFDFDWHLIAAQAYQESRFEQNLRSRVGAYGIMQIRQSTASSKIVNIPNIKDLETNILAGTKYLAFLRDYYFSGDEYTPEERINFSLAAYNAGPGRVRQFQRMARKKGIDPYKWFYNVEKMALDTVGYETVNYVATIQKTKIAFKLAKEVSERKHLLKEERLLQTVQPQNTEENASENFQKEERLSVDDTP, from the coding sequence ATGCAAACCAAATTGAACCGCTATCGCCGGACACTGCCGATCGCCTTGCTGGTCTTTTTTCTATTCGGCGCTCAACATCCGAATTCCGCACAGGCGCAAACTGCACCAATCTCTTTAAACAAACGCATTAATGCACCCTTCATTGGGGATTTAGACAAAATACGCGAGCGCCGAATCCTCCGAGTATTGATCAGTTATAACCGCACCAACTTCTTTCATACTCACAAAGGCGATCGTGGTATTGAACACGACCTTCTCAAAGCCTACGAAGACTACCTGAACCGTGGTCCAAGGCGGGAAAAATACAAAACGCATATCATCTTTCTGACTCAGCCGTTCAATCAGCTTATAGCCGGACTGCTGGCCGGATACGGCGACATTGTAGCCGCAGGTCTGACTGTCACGCCCGAACGCAGCATGCTGGTCGACTTTACCGATCCGTATATCCGTAATGTTCAGGAAATCCTGGTTGCCAATGCCGATGCCCAACCGATTCAGCGTCTGGAAGACCTATCCAACAAACAAATTGCCGTCGTTTCCAACAGCAGTTACGTCATTCACCTGCAGCAACTTAATCAAGCGCTCGGCAGACTGGGATTGCCGGGAATGGAAATCATCCAAGCCGACCCGCTTCTTGAAGGAGAAGACATTCTTGAGCTGGTCAATGCCGGACTTTACGACTATACGATCAGCGACGATCATATCGCAGAAATCTACAGCAGCATTTATCCAAAACTGAAAATCTACAACGGCTTTCCGATTTATCGCGGTGGACAGATTGCCTGGGCGATCAACCAGAACCTTCCCCAACTCAAAGCGTCTCTCAACAACTTTATTGAAAACTACGCCCGGCCGGGAAAACTGCTGGGCAACAGCCTCTACAAAAAATATTTTAAAAACCCCTATTGGATCAAAGCACCTTTAAGCTTGAGCGCACTGGATGAAAACCCTTGCCTGCAATATTATTTCGAAAAGTACGCCACTTTCTTCGATTTCGACTGGCACCTGATCGCAGCCCAGGCTTACCAGGAATCCCGTTTTGAACAAAATCTGCGCAGCCGCGTCGGCGCTTACGGCATCATGCAAATCCGTCAATCGACCGCCTCATCCAAAATTGTGAACATTCCGAATATCAAAGATTTGGAAACCAACATTCTGGCCGGCACCAAATATCTGGCATTTTTAAGAGATTACTATTTCAGTGGGGATGAATATACGCCGGAAGAACGGATTAATTTTTCCCTTGCCGCATACAATGCCGGTCCGGGAAGAGTACGCCAGTTCCAGAGAATGGCACGCAAAAAAGGCATTGATCCATACAAGTGGTTCTATAACGTCGAAAAAATGGCATTGGACACCGTCGGCTACGAAACCGTCAACTACGTCGCCACCATCCAGAAAACCAAAATCGCCTTCAAGCTGGCCAAGGAAGTCTCCGAACGCAAGCATCTGCTAAAAGAAGAAAGATTACTGCAAACAGTACAACCGCAAAACACCGAAGAAAACGCTTCGGAGAACTTTCAGAAGGAAGAGCGTCTCAGCGTGGACGATACACCTTAA
- the rnr gene encoding ribonuclease R, with protein MDQKDPHAQREAEKYENPIPSREFILESLEAEQKPLRLHQVAELLDVSEDDEDRFEALSRRLKAMVRDGQLIRNRRGAFGLLKKMDLIKGRVLGHPDGFGFLVPDEGGKDLFLSEKEMHKVLHGDKVIASVIGEDRRGRQEGAIIEVSEHGTQQLLGRLNFEDGLAWVRPNNNRITQDVFIPQDGLMGAKEEQIVLVDIIHQPSSRSGPIGKVVEVVGDYMAPGMEIDSAIHAYGIPNEWSEALLEELKAFGDEVTEADMEGRKDLRSLPLVTIDGADTKDFDDAVFAKRRKNGWRLVVAIADVSHYVKPGTELDKEAFKRGNSVYFPQRVVPMLPSKLSDGLCSLNPHVDRLCMVADLAIDEEGRLERSQFYQAVMNSKARLTYNQVYDILTNPQSDFREEFAEQLSPLEDLYELYKVLLKAREARGALEFDTTETRIVFDDAKKIQEIVPVVRNDAHKLIEECMLMANVATARYLKWHKLPIIYRVHEPPTEERLKNLRTFLADFGLGLNGGNEPTAHDYAEVVEQVAGQPYEHLVQTVLLRSMNQAVYQPDNKGHFGLNYEHYTHFTSPIRRYPDLLVHRAIRHAWTKQGPATFLYDDTKMADMGSHCSDTERRADEATRDAVTFLKCEFLSHRLGEEYDAVITSATNFGLFVEIDPLYVEGLVHITELGEDYFHYDNARHCLKGERTGKVYRLGDRIRVQVAQVNLDDRKVDLRFIESLSDSGSAFADEEPAEEQEDDSSSDKNKKSRKKRYYRKKRKTPKPKAKA; from the coding sequence TTGGATCAGAAAGATCCACATGCCCAGCGTGAAGCTGAAAAATACGAGAATCCTATCCCCAGCCGCGAGTTTATTTTAGAAAGCCTCGAAGCCGAGCAGAAACCGCTAAGACTGCATCAGGTCGCAGAATTGTTAGATGTTTCAGAAGACGATGAAGATCGTTTTGAAGCCTTGTCCCGTCGTTTGAAAGCGATGGTGCGTGATGGTCAGTTGATTCGCAACCGTCGCGGCGCTTTCGGATTGTTGAAAAAGATGGACTTGATCAAGGGTCGGGTTCTGGGCCACCCTGACGGTTTTGGGTTTCTGGTTCCGGACGAAGGTGGCAAGGATCTGTTTCTTTCTGAGAAAGAGATGCACAAAGTGCTGCATGGCGACAAGGTGATTGCTTCGGTTATCGGAGAGGATCGTCGTGGCCGCCAAGAAGGGGCGATCATTGAAGTGTCCGAGCATGGCACCCAGCAGTTGCTTGGGCGTTTGAACTTCGAAGACGGACTGGCATGGGTTCGTCCGAACAATAACCGCATTACTCAGGATGTGTTTATTCCTCAAGATGGTTTGATGGGAGCCAAAGAAGAACAGATTGTTCTGGTCGATATTATTCATCAACCGTCTTCTAGATCGGGACCGATTGGAAAGGTAGTCGAAGTGGTTGGCGACTATATGGCTCCCGGAATGGAGATTGATTCGGCGATCCACGCTTACGGTATCCCCAATGAATGGTCGGAAGCTTTGCTGGAAGAGCTGAAAGCTTTCGGCGATGAAGTCACCGAAGCGGATATGGAAGGGCGCAAGGATTTGCGTTCCTTGCCACTGGTGACGATCGACGGTGCCGATACCAAGGACTTTGACGATGCGGTTTTTGCCAAACGGCGAAAAAACGGTTGGCGTCTGGTTGTCGCCATTGCCGACGTGTCGCATTACGTCAAGCCCGGAACCGAATTGGATAAAGAAGCTTTTAAACGCGGTAATTCAGTCTATTTCCCGCAAAGAGTCGTACCAATGCTGCCGTCCAAGCTATCCGATGGTTTGTGTTCACTGAATCCGCATGTCGACCGTTTGTGTATGGTGGCCGATCTGGCGATTGACGAAGAAGGCCGTTTGGAACGCAGTCAGTTCTATCAGGCGGTAATGAACTCCAAAGCCCGCCTCACCTATAACCAAGTGTACGATATTCTGACGAATCCGCAAAGCGATTTCCGTGAGGAATTTGCAGAGCAGCTCTCTCCGCTGGAAGATTTGTATGAGTTGTACAAAGTTTTGCTTAAAGCGAGAGAAGCGCGTGGAGCTTTGGAATTTGACACCACTGAAACGCGTATTGTCTTTGATGATGCCAAAAAGATTCAAGAAATCGTGCCGGTTGTGCGTAACGATGCGCACAAGTTGATTGAAGAATGCATGTTGATGGCGAATGTCGCCACAGCACGTTACTTGAAATGGCATAAGTTGCCGATTATTTATCGCGTGCATGAACCACCGACAGAAGAACGTCTGAAAAACCTGCGTACCTTCCTGGCGGACTTTGGTCTCGGTTTGAACGGTGGAAATGAGCCGACAGCGCATGATTATGCCGAAGTGGTTGAGCAGGTTGCCGGTCAGCCATATGAGCATCTGGTGCAGACCGTCTTGCTTCGCAGCATGAATCAGGCGGTTTACCAACCGGACAATAAAGGCCATTTCGGCTTGAATTATGAGCATTACACCCACTTCACTTCGCCGATTCGCCGTTATCCCGATCTGTTGGTGCATCGTGCGATTCGACACGCCTGGACCAAGCAGGGGCCGGCAACTTTCCTTTATGACGATACGAAGATGGCCGACATGGGAAGCCACTGTTCGGATACAGAACGCCGTGCCGACGAAGCGACGCGCGATGCGGTTACTTTCCTGAAGTGCGAATTTTTGTCTCATCGCCTTGGCGAAGAGTACGATGCGGTCATCACTTCGGCGACCAATTTCGGTCTGTTTGTTGAAATCGACCCTTTATATGTTGAAGGATTGGTACACATTACCGAATTAGGTGAAGATTATTTCCATTACGATAATGCCCGTCATTGTCTCAAAGGCGAGAGAACCGGGAAAGTTTACCGTTTAGGGGATCGTATTCGTGTTCAGGTTGCGCAAGTTAATCTGGACGATCGCAAGGTTGATTTACGTTTTATCGAAAGTCTGTCCGATTCCGGTTCGGCTTTTGCGGATGAAGAGCCAGCTGAAGAGCAAGAGGACGACTCGTCTTCCGACAAGAACAAAAAGTCCCGCAAGAAGCGGTATTACCGGAAAAAACGTAAGACTCCGAAGCCAAAGGCGAAAGCATGA
- the rlmB gene encoding 23S rRNA (guanosine(2251)-2'-O)-methyltransferase RlmB codes for MSREVIFGLHAVEKFIKQSPQSVYSIRFMKGRLNNRQQALFDQAKNLGLAPQFVAKSEFKAFDEMNHQGVLAEVAKQADLTENDLLDLVENTPNPLVIFLDEVQDPHNLGAILRTADAVGAAAVVIPKHNSVGMNATVRKVASGAADNVKLIVVSNLVRTLKQLQSSGMWMIGLAGETDLTVYDHDLTGSIGIVMGAEGSGLRRLTKEACDHLAAIPMVGVVESLNVSVATGVAVYEAYRQRHSRK; via the coding sequence ATGAGTCGTGAGGTGATTTTCGGATTGCATGCGGTGGAAAAGTTCATCAAGCAATCTCCGCAGTCGGTATATTCGATACGCTTTATGAAAGGGCGTTTGAATAACCGTCAGCAGGCTTTGTTCGATCAGGCAAAAAACTTGGGATTGGCACCGCAATTTGTGGCCAAATCCGAGTTTAAGGCTTTTGATGAGATGAATCATCAAGGGGTTCTGGCGGAAGTTGCCAAGCAGGCGGATTTGACCGAGAATGACCTGCTGGACTTGGTTGAGAATACACCGAATCCACTGGTGATTTTTTTGGATGAAGTTCAGGACCCGCATAATTTGGGAGCGATTTTGCGAACTGCGGACGCTGTTGGTGCCGCGGCGGTGGTGATTCCCAAGCACAATTCGGTAGGAATGAATGCGACGGTGCGCAAGGTTGCCAGTGGCGCTGCCGACAATGTGAAATTGATTGTGGTCTCGAATCTGGTTCGGACGCTAAAGCAGCTGCAGTCTTCCGGAATGTGGATGATTGGTTTGGCCGGGGAAACGGATTTGACGGTGTATGACCATGATCTGACCGGTTCGATCGGTATCGTTATGGGCGCAGAAGGCAGTGGATTGCGGCGTTTGACGAAGGAAGCCTGTGATCATTTGGCCGCGATCCCAATGGTTGGCGTGGTTGAGAGCTTGAATGTTTCGGTAGCTACCGGCGTTGCGGTTTATGAAGCTTACCGTCAAAGACATTCGAGAAAATAA
- a CDS encoding PfkB family carbohydrate kinase, with amino-acid sequence MAKILGIGNAVLDTLLTVDHFPEENEELRAQQKKQLVGGNINNSLYVLSQLGHQCAICTSVAADQEAKQLLSGIKARNIDTKHVQTFIKGRTPHSFVTLNQHNGSRTIVHYRDLPEVGFDFFAKIEIEEYDWLHFEGRNMEHLPGMLNIAKTFLDQQPISLEIEKPREGIEALFSQANLLIVSHHYAKAKGFTDGEALLSSIRELAPQTNLVCTWGENGAWFCTPGGEIRHQKAETVDLIIDTLGAGDTFNAGLIHSLHATGNLQEAVAFASQLAAKKIRQQGLDDILSEKNADRPLANIKQVTNAKATVVESLDGTSIVLIKYETGIKAYENNCPHQNVPLNEAYKIDVNPFEKTMKCSVHDAFFNIEDGLCVEGPCWNESLKSLPIRVDDQGDIYLLGDR; translated from the coding sequence ATGGCAAAAATACTCGGAATCGGCAACGCCGTCCTGGACACTCTACTTACCGTCGACCATTTTCCGGAAGAGAATGAAGAACTCCGTGCGCAGCAGAAAAAACAGCTGGTTGGCGGGAATATCAACAACAGCCTGTATGTTTTATCCCAGCTTGGACATCAATGCGCCATTTGTACATCGGTGGCCGCCGATCAGGAAGCCAAACAACTTCTTTCCGGCATCAAGGCACGCAACATTGATACCAAGCATGTTCAGACCTTTATCAAAGGCCGTACTCCGCATTCTTTCGTGACGCTAAATCAGCACAACGGTTCAAGAACGATTGTTCACTATCGAGATTTGCCGGAAGTCGGATTCGATTTTTTCGCCAAAATCGAAATCGAGGAGTACGACTGGTTGCACTTTGAAGGCCGGAATATGGAACACCTACCCGGAATGCTGAACATCGCCAAAACCTTTCTCGACCAGCAGCCGATCTCGCTTGAAATCGAAAAGCCGCGAGAAGGAATCGAGGCGCTTTTCTCTCAGGCAAATCTGTTGATTGTTTCGCATCACTATGCAAAAGCCAAGGGCTTTACCGACGGGGAAGCCCTGCTCTCTTCCATTCGAGAACTTGCTCCGCAAACAAACCTCGTCTGCACCTGGGGAGAAAATGGAGCCTGGTTCTGTACTCCTGGCGGAGAAATCAGGCATCAGAAGGCAGAAACCGTCGATCTCATCATTGATACGCTTGGAGCAGGTGATACTTTCAATGCGGGACTGATTCATTCATTGCACGCAACCGGCAACCTTCAGGAAGCGGTAGCTTTTGCATCACAGCTGGCTGCCAAAAAAATCCGCCAACAAGGTCTTGACGATATTCTGTCCGAAAAAAACGCTGACCGCCCTCTGGCCAATATCAAACAGGTCACCAACGCCAAAGCAACCGTCGTCGAAAGCCTGGATGGCACTTCCATCGTTTTAATCAAATACGAAACTGGAATAAAAGCCTACGAAAACAACTGCCCACACCAGAACGTACCACTTAATGAAGCCTATAAAATTGATGTAAACCCGTTTGAAAAAACCATGAAATGCTCCGTTCACGATGCTTTTTTTAACATCGAAGACGGACTATGTGTTGAAGGCCCATGCTGGAACGAATCGTTGAAAAGCCTGCCGATTCGAGTGGACGATCAAGGAGATATTTATCTGTTAGGCGACCGCTGA